Proteins encoded by one window of Enterococcus faecalis:
- a CDS encoding MFS transporter — MEQKNVRLFPAVLATGIMSFAGVLIETAMNVTFPTLTKEFGVSTGTVQWVTTIYLLVISIMVPLSNYLLKTYSLRRLFIVANLFFLIGLAIDVYSPSFSILLLGRLFQGASTGIALPLMFHIILNFTPLEKRGTMMGVGTLTTSIAPAIGPTYGGILTSSLSWHAIFLFLIPILLLSLFMGLSAIPEIPVKKTTTLDLVSLIGIALLFSGLLMFLSKIGTLFGWLSLLAAVIGFVIFYKRATTAEQPLVRLTILKNPAFVLFLCGFLVCQFLLLGISFVLPNFVQIVLGKNAFVAGLVMLPGATVGAILAPLSGRVLDQYGAKKPILFGLSLATIGWLALTILLEMPVLLGFVAGHVTYMIGLGFAYSNMMTTGMSLLEEKDFGDGNTLFNTLQQFSGAIATAIVATIINIAQDHADNFAQGTTMGSLISLIFLLTLLVIVLIACWNYFRKKA, encoded by the coding sequence ATGGAACAAAAAAACGTACGATTATTCCCTGCCGTTTTAGCGACAGGAATTATGTCTTTTGCTGGCGTATTAATTGAAACAGCAATGAATGTAACCTTTCCGACATTAACAAAGGAATTTGGTGTTTCCACCGGTACCGTGCAGTGGGTGACAACGATTTATTTATTAGTTATTTCTATCATGGTGCCCTTATCCAATTATTTATTAAAAACCTATTCGCTAAGACGCTTATTTATCGTTGCGAATCTTTTCTTTTTGATTGGTTTAGCGATTGATGTCTATTCGCCATCTTTCAGTATCTTGTTATTAGGCCGACTCTTCCAAGGGGCTAGCACTGGGATTGCTTTGCCACTGATGTTTCATATTATTTTGAACTTTACCCCGCTGGAAAAACGAGGAACGATGATGGGGGTAGGCACATTGACCACTTCAATTGCTCCAGCCATTGGTCCAACGTATGGTGGAATCTTAACATCTTCCCTGTCTTGGCACGCCATCTTTTTATTCTTAATTCCTATTTTACTACTTTCTTTGTTTATGGGCTTATCTGCTATTCCAGAAATACCTGTTAAAAAAACCACCACTCTTGATTTGGTTAGTTTAATTGGTATTGCCCTGTTATTTAGTGGTTTGTTGATGTTTTTAAGTAAAATTGGCACATTGTTTGGCTGGCTTTCACTTCTGGCAGCCGTTATTGGCTTTGTTATTTTTTATAAACGAGCAACGACGGCTGAACAGCCACTAGTTCGTTTGACAATTTTAAAAAATCCCGCCTTTGTTTTATTTTTATGTGGCTTTTTAGTTTGTCAATTCTTATTGTTAGGTATTTCCTTTGTCTTACCAAACTTTGTTCAAATCGTCCTTGGAAAAAATGCGTTTGTAGCTGGGCTAGTCATGCTGCCAGGTGCTACAGTCGGGGCCATTTTGGCACCACTTTCTGGACGAGTGTTGGATCAATACGGCGCTAAAAAACCTATATTATTTGGCTTAAGTTTGGCGACAATCGGTTGGCTAGCTTTAACAATTTTACTAGAGATGCCTGTTTTATTAGGATTCGTCGCTGGACATGTTACCTATATGATTGGTCTAGGTTTTGCATACAGTAATATGATGACAACTGGTATGAGCTTGTTAGAGGAGAAAGATTTTGGCGACGGCAATACGTTATTTAATACACTTCAACAATTTTCTGGCGCTATTGCGACGGCCATTGTAGCGACGATTATTAATATCGCTCAAGACCACGCAGATAATTTTGCTCAGGGGACAACGATGGGCTCCCTCATTTCTCTGATTTTCTTGTTAACCTTATTAGTAATTGTTTTAATTGCTTGCTGGAATTATTTCCGCAAAAAAGCTTAA
- the rsmI gene encoding 16S rRNA (cytidine(1402)-2'-O)-methyltransferase yields the protein MQKQKSFDKQTTKGKLYLVPTPIGNLEDMSIRCLNILKEATVIASEDTRNTQKLLNHFEITTPQISLHEHNYKERIPQLITRLLNGETIAQVSDAGMPSISDPGHELVTACLEEELAVIALPGPTAGMTALIASGLLPQPFTFYGFLPRKKKEQKDVLSALKEERPTQIFYESPYRIAKTVATFAEVYGQERPAVICRELTKLHEEYLRGTLGELTEYLAENTLKGECCLLVSGFTGEKETIAAMPAISLKEHVQVLMEEEGRSSKDAIKEVAKLRNVKKQEVYKEYHSI from the coding sequence ATGCAAAAACAGAAAAGTTTTGATAAGCAAACAACAAAAGGAAAATTGTATCTTGTCCCAACACCGATCGGCAATTTAGAAGATATGAGTATTCGTTGTTTAAACATATTGAAAGAAGCAACGGTGATTGCTAGTGAGGACACAAGAAACACACAAAAATTGCTAAATCATTTTGAGATTACAACACCACAAATTAGTTTACACGAACATAATTACAAAGAGCGAATTCCTCAACTGATTACACGATTGCTGAATGGTGAAACGATTGCCCAAGTTAGCGATGCAGGTATGCCTTCAATTAGTGATCCTGGTCATGAATTGGTTACAGCATGTCTTGAAGAAGAACTGGCAGTGATTGCCTTGCCAGGACCTACGGCAGGAATGACCGCCTTGATTGCCTCGGGTCTTTTACCACAGCCATTTACGTTTTATGGTTTTTTACCAAGAAAGAAAAAAGAACAGAAAGACGTGTTATCAGCATTAAAAGAAGAACGGCCGACACAGATTTTTTATGAGTCCCCCTATCGGATTGCTAAAACGGTAGCAACGTTTGCTGAAGTCTATGGTCAAGAACGCCCCGCTGTGATTTGTCGGGAATTAACGAAACTTCACGAAGAGTATTTACGAGGTACCTTAGGAGAACTAACAGAATATTTAGCAGAAAATACGCTAAAAGGCGAGTGTTGTTTATTAGTTAGCGGATTTACTGGTGAGAAAGAGACAATAGCCGCAATGCCAGCTATTTCCCTCAAAGAACATGTACAAGTTTTAATGGAGGAAGAGGGACGGAGTTCAAAAGATGCAATCAAAGAAGTGGCCAAATTGAGAAATGTAAAAAAACAAGAAGTATATAAAGAATATCATTCCATTTAA
- a CDS encoding DNA replication initiation control protein YabA has translation MDKRSLYDGLNSLETDLDSSVTQLREIKAALHELVEKNTTLEIENQRLREHLQELNKLAGNTTETEKQELSKSRMNLEKLYEEGFHVCNILYGSRRENDEECAFCLDVIYGERTR, from the coding sequence ATGGATAAACGTTCGCTCTATGATGGATTAAATTCGTTGGAAACTGATTTAGACAGTTCCGTGACACAATTAAGAGAAATTAAAGCAGCACTCCATGAGTTGGTAGAAAAAAATACCACGTTGGAAATCGAAAACCAACGCTTACGGGAGCATCTCCAAGAACTGAATAAGTTAGCAGGAAATACAACTGAAACTGAAAAACAAGAGCTATCAAAATCACGTATGAATTTGGAAAAACTTTATGAAGAGGGCTTCCATGTCTGCAATATTTTATATGGTTCAAGACGTGAAAATGATGAAGAATGTGCCTTTTGTCTTGATGTTATTTATGGGGAACGTACGCGTTAA
- the tenA gene encoding thiaminase II has protein sequence MTFTEQAKEQAQASWQGSFQHPFITELHEGTLSPTIFRYYLIQDHYYLKHFSQLYRLIAAQTQQPRLKKLLLTNAESLALGELAIRETFFEELAITEEEVAATPIAPTAYHYVSHMYRQLIEGTPKTAAASMLPCSWLYQEIGAQLVKQHSPEPLYQRWIETYAGEEAYQHVQEERQLLDQLYEESSPQEQAAMITAFVISSEMEYAFWEMAYTHETWIG, from the coding sequence ATGACATTTACAGAACAAGCCAAAGAACAAGCGCAAGCTTCTTGGCAAGGAAGTTTTCAGCATCCTTTTATCACAGAGTTACATGAAGGAACCTTGAGTCCAACGATTTTTCGCTACTATTTAATTCAAGATCATTACTATTTAAAACATTTTAGTCAGCTTTATCGCTTGATTGCGGCACAAACGCAACAACCTCGATTGAAAAAATTACTCTTAACAAATGCGGAAAGTCTCGCGTTGGGCGAATTAGCTATTCGTGAAACTTTTTTTGAAGAACTAGCGATTACAGAAGAAGAAGTTGCAGCGACACCGATTGCACCAACCGCTTATCACTATGTTTCTCATATGTATCGCCAACTTATTGAAGGAACGCCTAAGACGGCCGCAGCAAGTATGTTGCCTTGTTCTTGGCTCTATCAAGAAATTGGTGCACAGTTAGTCAAACAACACTCACCAGAGCCACTGTACCAACGTTGGATTGAAACCTATGCTGGGGAGGAAGCGTACCAACACGTCCAAGAGGAACGCCAACTGTTAGACCAATTATATGAAGAAAGTTCACCACAAGAACAAGCAGCTATGATCACCGCTTTTGTTATCAGCAGTGAGATGGAATACGCTTTTTGGGAAATGGCCTATACACACGAAACCTGGATTGGTTAA
- the recR gene encoding recombination mediator RecR, producing the protein MNYPEPIAKLIESYMKLPGIGQKTATRLAFYTIDMKEEDANAFAKALISVKRDLHFCSICGNITEEDPCEICQDKNRDRSIILVVEEPKDVMAMEKMREYQGLYHVLHGVLSPMEGTGPEDINIASLIKRLHDDEVKEVIIATNATTEGEATAMYLSRLIKPAGITVTRLAHGLSVGSDIEYADEITLLKAVEGRREI; encoded by the coding sequence ATGAATTATCCAGAACCGATTGCAAAATTGATTGAAAGTTATATGAAATTACCAGGAATTGGTCAAAAAACAGCGACACGGCTTGCTTTTTATACAATTGATATGAAAGAAGAAGATGCTAATGCTTTTGCAAAAGCGCTAATTAGTGTCAAGAGAGATCTCCATTTCTGTAGTATTTGCGGAAATATTACTGAAGAAGATCCTTGTGAAATTTGCCAAGATAAAAATCGTGACCGTAGTATTATTTTAGTAGTGGAAGAACCAAAAGACGTTATGGCAATGGAAAAAATGCGTGAATATCAAGGCTTGTATCACGTACTCCACGGGGTGCTTTCACCGATGGAAGGAACAGGACCAGAAGATATTAATATTGCCTCTTTGATCAAACGATTGCACGATGATGAAGTGAAAGAGGTCATTATAGCAACCAACGCTACCACTGAAGGAGAAGCGACGGCGATGTATTTATCACGGCTCATTAAACCAGCCGGAATTACCGTTACTCGTTTGGCACACGGCTTGTCTGTCGGCAGCGATATTGAATATGCAGACGAAATAACCTTGCTAAAAGCAGTCGAAGGACGTCGAGAAATTTAA
- a CDS encoding stage 0 sporulation family protein — protein sequence MVEVVGVRFREAGHIYYFAPGKSEYIYNEKVLVESQQSKQLATVAIPKKTVDSDDLPEDLKPILNKATANDLEKEQKNLADAEAAKSIANEKIRAHDLKMKLVRVEYTFDRSKMIFYFTADGRIDFRELVKDLAAIFRTRIELRQIGVRDEAKILGGIGPCGRQLCCSTFLGDFMPVSIKMAKDQGLSLNPVKISGLCGRLMCCLKYENDEYEAAKKELPDYGKEVITPDGKGKVVGLNLLSRIVKVRLHGREIAADYDYEEIKEATAKVAAEKGDQNG from the coding sequence ATGGTAGAAGTAGTAGGAGTTCGCTTCCGTGAAGCCGGTCATATCTATTATTTTGCTCCTGGAAAATCTGAGTATATTTATAATGAGAAAGTACTCGTTGAATCTCAACAGTCAAAACAATTAGCTACTGTTGCTATTCCTAAAAAAACAGTCGATTCAGACGATTTACCAGAGGACCTAAAACCCATTTTAAATAAAGCAACAGCCAATGATTTAGAAAAAGAACAAAAAAATTTGGCTGATGCAGAAGCTGCCAAAAGCATTGCCAATGAAAAAATTCGAGCTCATGACTTAAAAATGAAATTAGTGCGAGTAGAATATACCTTCGATCGTAGCAAAATGATTTTTTACTTTACGGCAGATGGGCGAATTGATTTTCGTGAATTAGTCAAAGACTTAGCGGCTATTTTCCGGACGCGAATTGAGTTACGTCAAATTGGTGTCCGAGATGAAGCGAAAATATTAGGTGGCATTGGCCCTTGTGGCAGACAACTATGTTGCTCAACATTTCTAGGAGATTTTATGCCAGTTTCAATCAAAATGGCTAAAGATCAAGGGTTATCTTTAAATCCTGTCAAAATTTCGGGATTATGTGGCCGCTTAATGTGTTGTTTGAAATACGAAAACGACGAATATGAAGCCGCTAAAAAAGAATTACCAGATTATGGAAAAGAAGTAATAACACCAGATGGCAAAGGCAAAGTCGTCGGGTTGAATCTATTAAGTCGGATTGTCAAAGTTCGTCTGCATGGTCGTGAAATCGCAGCGGATTATGATTACGAAGAAATCAAAGAAGCTACTGCGAAAGTTGCTGCTGAAAAAGGTGATCAAAATGGATAA
- a CDS encoding TraX family protein: MGKTLTGFHLKVIGVISMVFDHLLQFFSFLGVPGWFGWIGRIAAPIFLFESSEGFIHTSNRRKYMFRLLLGFWIMGILNGILNAYFSTGGLIINNIFGTLFLGTVYMQSMDYFKQKQIGKGLLWFIVPLLISALPLVVFSSPDILSNPAILIGFQLFNLIVPSLMMTEGGFLFVLLAVAFYLFHGKKWLQISAIGVVALISAASYNFQELFGVNHQWMMILAAIPIVLYNGEKGRGMRNFFYIFYPAHIAIFAIISFFMQR, from the coding sequence ATGGGTAAAACATTAACTGGCTTTCACTTGAAAGTCATTGGGGTTATTTCAATGGTCTTTGACCATCTATTGCAATTTTTTAGTTTTTTAGGCGTGCCTGGTTGGTTCGGATGGATTGGACGAATTGCTGCACCTATTTTCTTATTTGAAAGTTCTGAAGGCTTCATTCACACAAGCAATCGGCGAAAATACATGTTCCGGTTATTGTTAGGCTTCTGGATTATGGGGATTCTGAACGGCATTTTAAATGCGTATTTTTCAACAGGTGGCTTAATTATCAATAATATTTTTGGGACGTTATTTTTAGGTACGGTCTACATGCAGTCTATGGACTATTTTAAACAAAAACAAATTGGTAAAGGGCTTCTTTGGTTTATTGTGCCTTTATTAATCAGTGCTCTACCTCTCGTTGTTTTTAGTTCTCCAGACATATTAAGCAACCCTGCTATCTTAATTGGTTTCCAACTTTTCAATCTGATTGTGCCATCACTAATGATGACAGAAGGTGGGTTTTTATTTGTTCTCTTGGCCGTGGCTTTTTATTTATTCCATGGCAAAAAGTGGTTACAAATTTCAGCAATTGGCGTTGTTGCGTTGATTTCAGCAGCCAGCTATAATTTCCAAGAACTATTCGGGGTGAACCACCAATGGATGATGATTTTAGCAGCGATTCCAATTGTTCTTTATAATGGTGAAAAAGGCCGTGGCATGCGGAATTTCTTTTATATTTTCTATCCAGCTCACATTGCTATTTTTGCAATTATTAGTTTCTTCATGCAACGTTAA
- the tmk gene encoding dTMP kinase, whose protein sequence is MQGIFITFEGPDGAGKTSVLKEVSERLAKESKRKIVTTREPGGIPIAEKIRTVILDPRNDRMDERTEALLYAAARRQHLVEKIFPALEAGHLVLCDRFVDSSLAYQGAGRRIGIAPIASINAFATEGVSPDFTIYLDVDSDTGLRRIQENRTQQIDRLDSEGLEFHQRVRHEYLKLAEENPQRIKKIDARMSLELVVEATYQAIIERYPENF, encoded by the coding sequence GTGCAGGGTATTTTTATCACATTTGAAGGTCCAGATGGTGCTGGTAAAACCAGTGTTTTGAAGGAAGTTTCTGAAAGATTAGCTAAAGAGTCAAAACGAAAAATTGTCACTACAAGAGAACCAGGCGGCATACCGATTGCCGAAAAGATTCGAACAGTTATTTTAGATCCAAGAAATGACAGAATGGATGAGCGAACAGAAGCTTTACTTTACGCAGCTGCTCGTCGTCAACATTTAGTGGAAAAAATCTTTCCAGCTTTGGAAGCGGGTCATTTAGTCCTATGTGATCGTTTTGTTGACAGCTCATTAGCCTACCAAGGCGCTGGGCGTAGAATTGGGATTGCCCCCATTGCTTCAATTAATGCGTTTGCGACAGAAGGTGTCTCACCAGATTTTACAATTTATTTAGACGTTGACTCAGATACTGGCTTACGGCGGATTCAAGAAAATCGAACACAGCAAATTGATCGCTTAGATTCAGAAGGATTAGAATTTCATCAACGTGTTCGTCATGAATATTTGAAATTAGCAGAAGAAAATCCACAACGTATCAAAAAGATTGATGCACGGATGAGTTTAGAACTTGTCGTAGAAGCAACGTATCAGGCGATTATTGAACGTTATCCAGAAAACTTTTAA
- a CDS encoding cyclic-di-AMP receptor, with product MKIILAIVQDKDSNRLANEFIDANIRATKLSSTGGFLKAGNSTFIIGIDDERVDETLALIKETCQSRKQYVSTPVTLDITMDGQIPYPVEVEVGGATCFVLPVEGFHQY from the coding sequence ATGAAGATTATTTTAGCCATTGTACAAGACAAAGATAGTAACCGATTAGCCAACGAATTTATTGATGCCAATATTCGTGCTACAAAATTATCCTCAACAGGTGGGTTCTTAAAAGCGGGAAACAGCACATTTATTATTGGGATTGATGATGAACGTGTCGACGAAACATTAGCTTTAATTAAAGAAACATGTCAATCAAGAAAACAATATGTTTCAACACCTGTGACTTTAGATATCACAATGGATGGCCAAATTCCTTATCCTGTGGAAGTTGAAGTAGGCGGCGCTACTTGCTTCGTCTTACCAGTTGAAGGATTCCATCAATATTAA
- a CDS encoding CbiQ family ECF transporter T component encodes MQIKQTNAAIYASLILILTFELSFSQSILANLAVFMGCVIFLIGQRKSRLLLWLFFLPLLPAIGTFWSIYLHGTSSQQAWLLFSRTYAFAGLGLAFAVGVDFEELLLLLEQKGLAPNFVYGILVVVHALPEVKREINDLKEASLLRGKTFHFWSPMLYVKTLLVAVSWRDKYTEAMSAHGYEEGATRSRKEHFVSAKVSLGLAILIIIFTNLFIFLT; translated from the coding sequence ATGCAAATAAAGCAAACAAATGCAGCAATTTATGCTTCTTTGATTCTTATTTTGACCTTTGAATTATCTTTTTCTCAGTCAATTTTGGCAAATTTGGCGGTTTTTATGGGTTGTGTCATTTTTTTAATAGGCCAGCGAAAATCCCGCTTACTGCTTTGGTTATTTTTCTTGCCACTTTTACCAGCAATCGGGACGTTTTGGTCTATTTATTTGCATGGTACGAGTAGTCAACAAGCCTGGCTTTTGTTTAGTCGAACGTATGCCTTTGCCGGTTTAGGACTAGCTTTTGCTGTAGGCGTTGATTTTGAAGAATTATTGTTGTTATTGGAACAAAAGGGGCTAGCACCAAACTTTGTTTATGGAATTTTAGTGGTGGTTCACGCCTTACCGGAAGTGAAAAGAGAAATTAATGATTTAAAAGAAGCAAGCCTACTCCGTGGCAAAACGTTTCATTTTTGGTCGCCGATGCTTTATGTTAAAACACTGCTCGTTGCTGTTTCTTGGCGAGATAAATATACGGAAGCAATGTCTGCCCATGGCTATGAAGAAGGAGCCACCAGAAGTCGAAAAGAGCATTTTGTGTCAGCAAAAGTCAGTCTTGGGCTTGCTATTTTGATCATCATTTTTACAAATTTGTTTATTTTTCTAACGTAA
- a CDS encoding ABC transporter ATP-binding protein, with product MNSIQLKAVSFSREQPLFEKTNLAIPQGTFSLLIGDSGSGKSTLLRLIAGFAPLDYQGEILIEGMERRQLSTREKTQKIGMLFQNPSQQFTMKTLERELIFALENLGISPEEMNRKIQTALQLVQTQTLFTRELATLSGGEKQKAALTVLLAMNPDILLLDEPFASIDPTSRKQFIQILARLHQAGKTILVCDHDFNDYADVVDQVVTLKNGQFEKQPLTFIKTKPQTFQLTTSVVKQPMLQLKNFRLSQGKRVLLEEKEALLFKGITTLTGPNGAGKSTLLKAIVQRQKYQGKMFLAGRRLRASKKLYQHMTLAVQQANRQFVTLTLREELLFGQNMTAEKRRKQEEALTFLGLKEKLEHSVFQLSEGQKKMVQLISLLSLDLDCLLLDEPFAGLDERACNYFVEWIKEKSAQQDFLIVTHRLEPLSGVSNYRIELLQQQLNIWQEGTTCK from the coding sequence ATGAATAGTATCCAATTGAAAGCTGTGTCCTTTTCACGAGAACAACCCTTGTTTGAAAAGACAAATTTAGCAATTCCTCAAGGAACGTTTTCCTTATTAATTGGCGATAGTGGTAGTGGAAAATCAACGCTCTTACGATTGATTGCCGGATTTGCTCCGCTTGATTACCAAGGAGAAATTTTGATTGAAGGAATGGAACGCCGACAATTATCAACTCGTGAAAAGACGCAAAAAATTGGCATGCTGTTTCAAAACCCCAGTCAACAATTTACAATGAAAACCTTGGAACGAGAACTGATTTTTGCTTTAGAAAATTTAGGAATCTCGCCTGAAGAAATGAACCGAAAAATCCAAACAGCGCTTCAACTTGTTCAGACTCAAACCTTATTCACACGAGAATTAGCGACGTTATCTGGTGGTGAAAAACAAAAAGCGGCGTTGACAGTTCTGCTAGCAATGAACCCAGATATTCTTTTATTAGATGAACCTTTTGCAAGTATTGATCCAACCTCTCGAAAACAATTTATTCAAATTTTAGCAAGACTCCATCAAGCAGGCAAAACGATTTTGGTGTGCGACCACGATTTCAACGATTACGCTGATGTTGTGGACCAAGTCGTCACGTTGAAAAACGGCCAGTTTGAAAAACAACCGTTGACGTTTATCAAAACAAAACCGCAGACATTTCAGCTTACAACTTCTGTGGTAAAACAACCAATGCTCCAATTGAAAAATTTTCGTTTGTCTCAGGGAAAACGAGTGCTACTTGAAGAAAAAGAAGCGCTTTTGTTTAAAGGAATTACCACGTTGACGGGGCCAAATGGGGCGGGAAAATCCACCTTATTAAAAGCCATCGTTCAGAGACAAAAATATCAAGGGAAAATGTTCTTGGCAGGCCGCCGCTTGCGGGCTTCAAAAAAATTGTATCAACACATGACATTAGCGGTGCAACAAGCCAATCGTCAGTTTGTCACGTTGACTTTACGAGAAGAGCTTTTGTTTGGTCAGAACATGACAGCAGAAAAAAGAAGAAAACAAGAGGAAGCCTTAACTTTTTTAGGTTTAAAAGAAAAACTAGAGCACAGTGTTTTTCAACTAAGTGAAGGGCAAAAAAAGATGGTGCAATTAATTAGTTTGCTGAGCTTAGATTTGGACTGTTTACTTTTAGATGAACCTTTTGCTGGATTAGATGAGCGAGCATGCAATTATTTTGTTGAATGGATCAAAGAAAAAAGTGCGCAACAAGATTTTCTAATCGTCACGCATCGGCTAGAACCTCTCTCTGGCGTGAGCAATTACCGAATAGAATTGCTGCAGCAACAACTGAATATCTGGCAGGAGGGAACCACATGCAAATAA
- the holB gene encoding DNA polymerase III subunit delta', with protein sequence MNEAQQLQQMQPLLYKQLQKSFEHGRLAHAYLFEGDTGTGKQEFGLWMAKHVFCTNLVNQQPCNECHNCVRINENEHPDVLRIAPDGQTIKVNQIRELKAEFSKSGVETAKKVFLIQEADKMSTGAANSLLKFLEEPEGQILAILETTSLSRILPTIQSRCQTLHFQPLVKKTLIDRLIKQGIGEKTATLLAELTNSFEKAVEISQDEWFNEAREIILQWFNYLKSNDLQAFIYVQKKMVKVFKEKEQQALSFDLLMVYYRQLLEESVSTQQAKKVTEEQAERLALILKARQKWTANVSWQNVCEQLVIQMIHPKS encoded by the coding sequence ATGAATGAAGCACAACAGCTACAGCAAATGCAACCTTTGCTGTACAAGCAACTCCAAAAAAGTTTTGAGCATGGTCGTCTTGCCCATGCTTATCTTTTTGAAGGAGATACAGGAACTGGAAAACAAGAATTTGGCTTATGGATGGCGAAACATGTCTTTTGTACGAATTTAGTAAATCAACAGCCTTGTAACGAATGCCATAATTGTGTGCGGATTAATGAAAATGAACATCCAGATGTTTTAAGAATTGCGCCAGATGGGCAAACCATCAAAGTGAACCAAATCCGTGAATTAAAAGCGGAGTTTTCTAAAAGTGGGGTTGAGACTGCTAAAAAAGTTTTCTTAATTCAAGAAGCAGATAAAATGAGTACCGGCGCAGCCAATAGTCTCTTAAAATTTTTAGAAGAACCAGAAGGACAAATTTTAGCTATTTTAGAAACCACTTCGCTTTCTCGAATTTTACCAACGATTCAATCACGATGCCAAACCTTACATTTTCAACCATTAGTCAAAAAAACATTAATTGATCGCTTAATCAAACAGGGGATTGGTGAAAAGACTGCAACCCTTTTAGCTGAGCTGACAAATAGTTTTGAGAAAGCAGTTGAAATCTCTCAAGATGAATGGTTTAATGAAGCTAGGGAAATCATTTTGCAATGGTTTAATTATCTAAAAAGTAATGATTTACAGGCATTTATCTACGTTCAGAAGAAAATGGTCAAAGTATTTAAGGAAAAAGAACAACAAGCGCTTAGCTTTGACTTGCTCATGGTTTATTACCGTCAATTATTGGAAGAAAGTGTTTCGACACAGCAAGCCAAAAAAGTAACGGAAGAGCAGGCGGAACGGTTGGCGCTAATTTTGAAAGCACGCCAAAAATGGACTGCCAATGTTAGTTGGCAAAATGTTTGTGAACAATTAGTTATCCAAATGATTCACCCTAAATCATAA
- a CDS encoding ECF transporter S component translates to MKKWSLQQVVLLAFLAFLFGGVFMGAGFLYALLNAALLPLGLSPFANELLFGMWTMVAPIAAMLIPRAGSAVLAEVLAALAEMLYGSYFGPSVLISGVIQGLGSESGFFVTRYKRYDTLTLFYSAIGTTIFSYVYEYFKFGYGNYGLGMNIALISVRFVSICFFGIFLTKVILRMYQSAQGLAVKAK, encoded by the coding sequence TTGAAAAAATGGTCATTGCAACAAGTCGTCTTACTCGCTTTTTTAGCCTTTTTGTTTGGCGGTGTTTTTATGGGGGCAGGGTTCCTCTATGCGTTATTGAATGCTGCGCTGTTACCATTAGGCTTGAGTCCATTTGCCAATGAGCTTTTATTTGGAATGTGGACCATGGTGGCACCAATTGCAGCGATGCTGATTCCACGAGCGGGAAGTGCTGTTTTGGCGGAAGTTTTAGCCGCTTTGGCAGAAATGCTTTATGGTTCGTATTTCGGACCTAGTGTATTAATTTCTGGTGTGATTCAAGGCCTAGGTAGTGAAAGTGGCTTTTTTGTGACACGCTACAAACGGTACGATACACTAACGTTATTTTATAGTGCGATTGGGACGACTATTTTTAGTTATGTGTATGAATACTTTAAGTTTGGTTATGGCAATTACGGTCTGGGGATGAACATTGCTTTAATTAGCGTTCGATTCGTTTCTATTTGTTTCTTTGGTATTTTCTTAACGAAGGTTATTTTACGAATGTATCAGTCTGCGCAAGGGTTAGCTGTGAAGGCAAAATGA